A single window of Lonchura striata isolate bLonStr1 chromosome 20, bLonStr1.mat, whole genome shotgun sequence DNA harbors:
- the TRAF4 gene encoding TNF receptor-associated factor 4 translates to MPGYDYKLLERPRRRVLCPLCGKPMREPVRVSTCGHRFCDTCLQEFLSEGVFKCPEDQLPLDYAKIYPDPELEAQVLSLAIRCIHSEEGCRWSGLIKHLQAHLGTCGFNVIPCPNRCSAKLSRRDLPEHVQHGCPKRRVKCEFCASDFTGEAFEGHQGTCPQESVYCENKCGARMMRRLLSQHALAECPKRTQPCTYCSKEFVFDTIQNHQYQCPRYPVPCPNQCGTPSIAREDVPTHLKESCNTAMLLCPFKEAGCKHRCPKLAMGRHLEESTKTHLGMVCALVSRQRQEILELRRDVEELSVSSDGTLIWKIADYARKLQEAKARSNYEFFSPPFYTHKYGYKLQVSAFLNGNGSGESSHLSVYIRVLPGEYDNLLEWPFSYRVTFSLLDQSDPSLSKPQHITETFHPDPNWKNFQKPGASRSSLDESTLGFGYPKFISHEDIRKRNYVRDNAIFIKASVEIPQKILA, encoded by the exons atgCCGGGCTACGACTACAAACTGCTggagcggccgcggcgccgGGTGCTGTGCCCGCTTTGCGGGAAGCCCATGCGGGAGCCCGTCCGCGTCTCCACCTGCGGCCACCGCTTCTGCGACACCTGCCTGCAGGAGTTCCTCAG CGAAGGCGTCTTCAAGTGTCCAGAGGACCAGCTGCCCCTGGACTATGCCAAG ATCTACCCTGACCCCGAGCTGGAGGCGCAGGTGCTGAGCTTGGCCATCCGCTGCATCCACAGCGAGGAGGGCTGCCGCTGGAGCGGGCTCATCAAGCACCTCCAG gccCATCTCGGCACCTGTGGCTTCAACGTGATCCCCTGCCCCAACCGCTGCAGCGCCAAGCTGAGCCGCCGTGACCTCCCCGAGCACGTCCAGCACGGCTGCCCCAAGCGCAGGGTCAAGTGCGAGTTCTGCGCCAGCGACTTCACCGGGGAGGCCTTCGAG ggccaccagggcacgtGTCCCCAGGAGAGTGTGTACTGTGAGAACAAGTGTGGGGCCCGCATGATGCGGCGCCTGCTGTCCCAGCACGCCCTGGCCGAGTGCCCCAAGCgcacccagccctgcacctACTGCTCCAAGGAGTTCGTCTTTGACACCATCCAG AACCACCAGTACCAGTGTCCCCGGTACCCCGTGCCGTGCCCCAACCAGTGTGGGACACCCAGCATTGCCCGGGAGGATGTGCCCACCCACCTCAAGGAGAGCTGCAACACTGCCATGCTGCTGTGCCCCTTCAAGGAAGCTGGCTGCAAGCACCGG tgCCCCAAGCTAGCCATGGGCCGGCACCTGGAGGAGAGCACCAAGACCCACCTGGGCATGGTGTGTGCCCTGGTGAGCCGGCAGCGGCAGGAGATCCTGGAGCTGCGTCGGGACGTGGAGGAGCTGTCGGTGAGCAGCGACGGGACCCTCATCTGGAAAATCGCCGACTACGCCCGCAAGCTGCAGGAGGCCAAAGCCCGCAGCAACTACGAGTTCTTCAGCCCCCCGTTCTACACCCACAAGTACGGCTACAAGCTCCAGGTGTCGGCTTTCCTCAACGGCAACGGCAGCGGGGAGAGCAGCCACCTCTCCGTCTACATCCGCGTGCTGCCGGGCGAGTACGACAACCTGCTGGAGTGGCCCTTCTCCTACCGTGTCACCTTCTCCTTGCTGGACCAGAGTGACCCCTCGCTCTCCAAGCCCCAGCACATCACCGAGACCTTCCACCCCGACCCCAACTGGAAAAACTTCCAGAAGCCGGGAGCCTCGCGCAGCTCCCTGGACGAGAGCACCCTGGGCTTCGGCTACCCCAAGTTCATCTCCCACGAGGACATCAGGAAACGGAACTACGTGCGGGACAACGCCATCTTCATCAAAGCCTCGGTGGAGATCCCCCAGAAGATCCTGGCCTGA